The following nucleotide sequence is from Falco naumanni isolate bFalNau1 chromosome 6, bFalNau1.pat, whole genome shotgun sequence.
aagaggcttttgagaaaaatttaaattttaaaagtgatcCAAATTTCACATAAGTAAAAGTGATTTCAAGTAAGTAAACTGATTTTTGCATTACATAGATGAAAGGAATTGGGAGTGACAGCCCCATATCCACATAGGAAAGAGGCTCAAGCACTACATTTCTCTTCCACGTTCGTAAGGCCCACACGCTCTGCCAACAGCTGTATCTACACTAAAAGATGTTCTTCTCACGCACCAATTACAAACTATCAGAAAATATACATGTAATCCTTCCTATCCAGACCTACtcatgcaattttaaaataccacacTGTAAGCTGCGGTACTTATCCTAAGGGCTTCAGGTACCGGAAGGAGAAAAAACTGTTACCTACTAGATCATCAATACCAAAGGCTCCGTGAATATAGTTCTTTTTCAGAGATGCCaagtaaaaccaggaaaaaggCTTTTACCAGGGCTAAATTTGTTATGCTTCTGTCTGTGAAGTAATTGATTTCCAAGCCTCGATGCCACACATTTGTATTAATTATCTTCAGTTACAACAGTGAAGTGCCCCTCTAACCAAGGCAAACCACGCAACCGATTTCCAGCCACCGGTGCCAAACTGCACAGCAAAACCCACTGCAGAGGAGCCAAATTCATGACAAACAGGACAGAAAGCTTAAAGCCTGTGAAATGCTAAGGAGTCACCTGGAACAAACTTCTATGGTCCCAACAGAAAGCTGTGGGGGAAATAAGATTGCTAGCAGGAGCGCTGactcagctttgctttcccGATACTTGGGGGTACCTGTGTgtaaggggaagggagagagagtgAGGGAGAATAAGGAGGGGAAAACTGTAATGGTATAGTATAAACATGGTGTACTCCTACTTTCAGCAGTACCATATGAGTGCGGTGTACTCCTAGTTAGCAAGAGTATCAGTTCAGCCTGTTATCTATGCAACTGTAATTAAGGATTGAATACTTttctaaggtttttttttccagcacttaCACAGCAGAAATTAGAGAAAACAAGCTATTTACAGAGCACGAATCTGCAAGAGACAGACATCCCTCACAGACACTGACTTTTTAATTTCGGGGTGGTGGTGTCTGATCTAAATCTGAGAAGCTGCAcccatttgtttgtttttttgtaatgaCATGGATTTCTGCTTTCCGAAAAGGCCATCCTGGAACACGTAGtatacaaaacacattttccttcagcCCTTCATGAAAAGACTAAAATAAGCTAAGAAAAGCCAACCGCTCGctaaagaggaaagagaaatacataAATCGACAGGGCAAGGCTTTGCACACACCTTGAGCTCACGAGGCTGCAATGCACGCTGAAAGAAGCCATCATGCCAGTTCCTGGATCACCTTACTAGTCTCCCTGGCTTTCTTACACGTGTACAGCCATTTGATTATCCGAGCGTTGCGCTCGATCACAGAGGTGCTGCTCGGGACCTGCTCTGTGAGTTCgtcctccagcagcccctcgTCCCCGCTGTGCCTCGTGAAGTCGCTCTCGGAGGTTGCCACACTGATGCTGCGGATCTTGAAGGAGACGTTGTCAGACACCACGGAGAAGTTCTCTCTCCCGAGATCCTCAATGACCTCCTGCTCCAGGCCACAGTACTTGAAAAACGTATCAAACTCGGAGAAGGACTTGGAGTAGCGAGAGCTGATGTCCGACTGGGAGCGGTGGAGACCTCTCCTCTTCACCTCCTTGACCTCCTCAGGAGGCAGACCTAGCGTTGGGGGCCTCTCGTGCTCTTTTGTACGCGCCCCTGGGGCTCCAGCGCTCACAGGGACAGTTTGCTCCGCTCTGCCGTGGCTGCTCAGCTCGCGGTCACCGCCTTGCGCTGCGAGAGGCTCTCTGCTCTCGGTGGCCACAGTGTCCTCCATGACTCCGGGCATCTCGGGGGAAgccagctgcttctcctttacGGGCCCGTGGAAGATCCTCCTCACCAAGCTCCCCCGTGAGCTGTCCTGGCTTTGACCTCTCCCAAACTCGCATTTCTGGCGGTAGATCACCAGGGAATCGGGCCGCATCTGCCTCTTGGGGGTGCCGCGCCTGGCTATGGGGGGGCCGCGCTGCAGGGGGGGCCGGCAGGGGCACGCGGGCTCGGCCAGCGCCGGGGGCTTCGCGCCCTCCCCTCCGCCGAAGCCCCCGCGGCGCGTTCTGCTCTCCACCGAGCAGGTCTCGCCGCTGCTCTCCGAGGCCGAGCTCAGCGCGGTGACGGGCTCCTGCCGGGTGCCGATGACCTGCCGGCTTTTCACGTACTTGGCCTTGTCGGCTGCCAGCCTCTCCACGGCGCTCCGCCTGCCCGGGCTGCCCGCCTCCATCTGCCGGCGCAGGTACTCGGGCCCCTTGCTGAGGAGCCGCAGGGTGAGGGCGGAGCGGAGGTCGGAGATGCCGTGCATTCCCGCGGCCCGGGACAGCTCCGTCGGCATCGCAcccccggggccgcgggcccCGCTGCGCAAGGCacgcgccgggggcggggggggggcggcacgCGGGGCGCCGTCGGCGGGGCCGCGCCCGTCCGGGGGCCGAGCTGCCCCGCGcccaccgccgccgccgtcgGGGAGCGCGCTGtgccgccccgcgccgccgccccgtGCTCCCGCCCCGGCtgcgccggccccgccggcctGGGACAGCCAATCGCGCCGCCGCGCAACGGGCCCGTCACGGCAGGCAGCGCGCGGCACGCCGCGCCCCGGGGCaccggccgccgcctcccgcggggctggggcaggggggcgccgccccgcggcggggagcgcaGGGCGCCGGCGCCGGCACCGGGGGGGCtccggccccccgccccccccagcgccctccgcggggccgcccccgggcACGGCGCGCTGATGTAGGGCCCGacccggcggccgcggggcggcacccccgcctcgccccccgcagccgccgcaCGGCAGCGCCCCGCAGCAGTGCGTGCCCGGGCGCCGCAAGCGGCTCCTGCCGCTGCAGGTCCTACGGGCGAGGGAGGGACCCGGgtcccggcgcggcgcgggaTGGCCGCGGCACGGCCGCCGCTGCGGGCCCACGGCGGGGGCAGCCGCTGCGCCTCCGGCCGCTGGCGGCAGCGTCCGAGccctgcggggctgcgggcgcagcggggaggcggggggggggtcgCGGCCCCAGCGGCGCTGCGCCAGGGGAGCGCCGGCACGGGGCACGGGTCTGAATCTGCTGCAGGTCTGCCCTTCAGGAGCACGGGGCAGGGTTCCCGTCTGGGGCTGGCAGTTCTGAGCAGGCAGGTCAGAGCCATCAGCTGTCACTGGAGCACCTGATAACACGGGCACCCCTGGGGCAGTTGCAGTGCCCAGGGCTTATcgggggtcctcaaactttttaaccaggggccggcgcgtggatgaagtggcaggcagtcatctgcggctgcttggttcccccccaaccccagcgggggggtctgtaaataccgggggccggattgaggaccctggggggccgtatccagcccgcgggccgtagtttgaaGACCCCTGTATATGTGATCTGGTGTGGGAAAGCACCTCCTCTGTGGTCACTGGTAACTGACTTGCAGGTAACTTTTCTCCTTGCGTAGAAATCAAAAGCCAGTTAATAGCTGCAAGGTTTTTCACACATAGTCActtgttttttggtgggtttttctgtttgtttgtttgttttggttgttctgggtttttttgtctatTACTTCTGTGGGATTATAATAACGGGATGCTTTTGTGGTGATCGACACGTACCTGATCGGTATGATCACTAAGTTGTGgcaaacagctttgcaaaggGAGGGATGGGCTATGGGCCTCCCTGTCCTCGTGGATGAAGTTTCAGGGTACACCACTTTGCCACCAGGAGCAATGTGCTCATAGCTGTGTGGCTGGAGAGGAAACATAGTAGGAGTTGTTAGTGTCAAGAAAGCGTAGGCCAAATGTTGGGTACGCACCCCACTCCGCATCCCCTGGGAGCCGGCGCGGGGACCTGGGCACCTCTGGTGCGTGGAGCTGCTTCGCTTGGgggtggcagagcagcagcttttgtgCTTATACCCCCCGCCAGGAGCGGGGCTACCCAGACTGAGCCCTGCTGTGATGTCTACATTCACACACTGTGTCGTCACCAAAGGGCCAAGCCCTGCGAGTGGCACCAACGTTATCCTCATTCAGGCAT
It contains:
- the FAM110C gene encoding protein FAM110C; amino-acid sequence: MPTELSRAAGMHGISDLRSALTLRLLSKGPEYLRRQMEAGSPGRRSAVERLAADKAKYVKSRQVIGTRQEPVTALSSASESSGETCSVESRTRRGGFGGGEGAKPPALAEPACPCRPPLQRGPPIARRGTPKRQMRPDSLVIYRQKCEFGRGQSQDSSRGSLVRRIFHGPVKEKQLASPEMPGVMEDTVATESREPLAAQGGDRELSSHGRAEQTVPVSAGAPGARTKEHERPPTLGLPPEEVKEVKRRGLHRSQSDISSRYSKSFSEFDTFFKYCGLEQEVIEDLGRENFSVVSDNVSFKIRSISVATSESDFTRHSGDEGLLEDELTEQVPSSTSVIERNARIIKWLYTCKKARETSKVIQELA